One window of Tenacibaculum maritimum NCIMB 2154 genomic DNA carries:
- the lpxK gene encoding tetraacyldisaccharide 4'-kinase, giving the protein MKLIRFLLFPVAIIYWLVTTVRNFLFDVGILKSTSFNIPVIAVGNLSVGGTGKTPQIEYLIRLLQNNYQLAVLSRGYKRKTKGFQIVDDSFQAEDVGDEPFQYFQKFKNIRVAVDADRTQGISLLLNEEDKPEVILLDDAFQHRKVNAGFYILLTKYSDLYIHDFLLPTGNLREGRKGAKRADIIIVTKCPKDLSKEKQVEIVSKLRVKKEQQVFFSMISYKEILKGTKNISVNELRNYQVLLVTGIANPTPLLEYLQSLEVKYEHLKFPDHHHFSMNEINEIKKKYQKLNTSQKIILTTEKDYVRLQDKVEELSYIEIETLFIEGEESFKKEILGVVKK; this is encoded by the coding sequence ATGAAATTAATTCGCTTTTTATTATTTCCAGTAGCAATTATATATTGGCTGGTTACCACGGTTCGTAATTTTTTATTTGATGTTGGAATTCTAAAATCAACTTCTTTCAACATTCCTGTGATAGCTGTAGGGAATTTAAGTGTAGGAGGAACAGGAAAAACTCCTCAAATAGAGTATCTTATCAGGCTATTGCAAAATAATTATCAATTAGCTGTTTTAAGTAGAGGGTATAAGCGAAAAACAAAAGGATTTCAAATAGTAGATGATTCTTTTCAGGCAGAAGATGTAGGAGATGAACCGTTTCAATATTTTCAAAAATTTAAGAACATTAGAGTTGCGGTTGATGCAGATAGAACGCAGGGGATTTCCTTGTTATTAAATGAAGAGGATAAGCCAGAGGTAATACTTTTAGACGATGCCTTTCAACATAGAAAAGTAAACGCTGGATTTTATATATTGCTAACAAAATATAGTGATTTATATATCCATGATTTTTTGTTGCCAACTGGTAATTTAAGAGAAGGTCGTAAAGGAGCAAAAAGAGCTGACATTATTATTGTAACGAAGTGTCCAAAGGATCTGAGTAAAGAAAAACAAGTAGAAATAGTAAGCAAGTTACGAGTAAAAAAAGAGCAGCAAGTATTTTTTTCAATGATTTCTTATAAAGAAATATTAAAAGGAACAAAAAATATATCCGTAAATGAGTTGAGAAATTATCAAGTTCTTTTAGTTACAGGAATTGCCAATCCTACTCCCTTGCTAGAGTATTTGCAATCCTTGGAGGTAAAATATGAACATCTAAAATTTCCAGATCACCATCATTTTTCAATGAATGAAATTAATGAGATAAAGAAAAAATATCAGAAATTGAATACAAGTCAAAAAATAATATTGACTACAGAAAAAGATTATGTACGCTTACAAGATAAGGTAGAAGAATTAAGTTATATAGAAATAGAGACATTGTTTATAGAGGGGGAGGAAAGCTTTAAAAAAGAAATATTAGGAGTGGTAAAAAAGTGA
- a CDS encoding thioredoxin family protein: MKKLYLIFLVAFIVVEGNWAQEIVVTENVATLKKLEERHRVNWEGSFKEAKKKASKENKPILIYFSGSDWCGPCIKLDKELFHTQKFKEFAAKNFVLYLADFPRNNDLVTKEAKKVNKELSERYGQSSFPSVIIVDADEMILGEKNGTYMTEYYYPFFNSVLKKYY; this comes from the coding sequence ATGAAAAAATTATATTTAATATTTTTAGTAGCCTTCATAGTTGTAGAGGGTAATTGGGCTCAAGAAATAGTGGTTACTGAAAATGTAGCAACACTAAAGAAATTAGAAGAAAGGCATCGAGTTAATTGGGAAGGATCTTTTAAGGAAGCAAAAAAGAAAGCCAGTAAGGAAAACAAACCAATATTGATTTACTTTTCAGGATCTGATTGGTGTGGCCCATGTATAAAGTTAGATAAAGAGCTATTTCATACGCAAAAATTTAAAGAATTTGCAGCTAAGAATTTCGTATTATATTTAGCAGATTTTCCTAGGAACAATGACTTAGTAACCAAAGAAGCAAAGAAGGTAAACAAGGAACTGAGTGAAAGATACGGGCAAAGCTCGTTTCCATCAGTAATTATAGTAGATGCGGATGAAATGATATTGGGAGAGAAGAACGGAACATATATGACAGAATATTATTATCCTTTTTTTAATTCAGTATTGAAAAAATATTACTAA
- a CDS encoding mannose-1-phosphate guanylyltransferase, whose product MTNNYYAVIMAGGIGSRFWPVSTQNFPKQFHDMLGTGQSLIQKTFERINHLVPSENILIATNKQYEQLVLEQLPKVTKKQLLLEPAMRNTAPCILYAALKIYDKNPNGVMLVAPSDHWIENEMEFINNIQTSFENCSQKDILMTLGIQPDSPNTGYGYIQFETHESTIKKVKNFTEKPNLATAKSFLASGDYLWNAGIFIWSAKSIICAFEKYLPEMMAILNTNDIAVYNTDFETDFITRNYENCQNISIDFGIMERASNVHVLPVNFGWNDLGTWGSLYHKLEKDSSKNATVGALTIFRDAHGNMVRTQNGKKVVVQGLSDFIIVEKDDTILICPRKDEQDIKEISMEAKRTFGNNLP is encoded by the coding sequence ATGACAAACAACTATTACGCTGTAATTATGGCTGGTGGAATTGGTTCAAGGTTTTGGCCTGTGAGTACTCAAAATTTTCCTAAGCAATTTCATGATATGCTAGGAACAGGCCAATCATTGATTCAAAAAACATTTGAAAGAATTAATCATCTAGTTCCTTCTGAAAACATATTGATTGCTACTAATAAGCAATACGAACAGTTAGTTTTAGAGCAGTTGCCTAAAGTAACAAAGAAACAGTTATTATTAGAACCTGCTATGAGAAATACAGCGCCTTGTATTTTATATGCCGCATTAAAAATATACGATAAAAATCCTAATGGAGTCATGTTAGTAGCTCCATCTGATCACTGGATTGAAAATGAAATGGAATTCATTAATAATATTCAAACTTCATTTGAAAACTGTAGTCAAAAAGATATCTTAATGACACTAGGAATTCAACCTGACTCTCCTAATACAGGTTATGGCTATATACAATTTGAAACGCATGAATCTACCATAAAAAAAGTGAAAAATTTTACTGAAAAACCTAATTTAGCAACTGCAAAGAGCTTTTTAGCCTCTGGAGATTATCTTTGGAATGCTGGAATTTTTATATGGTCTGCTAAAAGTATTATCTGCGCCTTTGAAAAGTACCTCCCTGAAATGATGGCCATCTTAAACACAAACGATATAGCTGTTTACAACACCGATTTTGAAACTGATTTTATTACTCGTAATTATGAAAATTGCCAAAATATCTCTATTGATTTTGGCATTATGGAGCGCGCTAGTAATGTGCACGTATTGCCTGTTAATTTTGGATGGAACGACTTAGGTACTTGGGGCTCCTTATACCATAAACTAGAAAAAGACTCCTCAAAAAATGCTACAGTAGGTGCATTAACAATATTTAGGGATGCTCACGGAAATATGGTTAGAACTCAAAACGGAAAGAAAGTAGTTGTACAAGGACTCAGTGATTTTATCATTGTAGAAAAAGATGATACTATTCTTATTTGTCCTAGAAAAGATGAACAAGATATCAAGGAGATATCAATGGAAGCCAAACGTACTTTTGGTAATAATCTCCCATAA